The Paracoccus liaowanqingii genome window below encodes:
- a CDS encoding cell division protein FtsX yields MRGLNLMALWRGLAGAEGGKGDRIVPPTGFTAQLTLFSAGAMAFLAVFALALALATGRLADRWSQELAGSVTIRVSAPVAQQEAEVQSALSILQTTPGAGQPRLLPQDELAQLLEPWFGPDMPVDALPVPALIDLPVTGDDFDAEGLRLRLEAEAPGAVLDDHTEWRRPLVSAAHRLRVLGIVSLVLIGAASAAMITLAAKAALAANVQVIRVLRLIGARDLTIATAFVRRFTRRAAVGSVIGTLAGMGGIALLPDASAAGGFLTGLGFHGWDWLMPLTIPLVAAGVGFLATRWAALKMLEAVR; encoded by the coding sequence ATGCGCGGACTGAACCTGATGGCGCTGTGGCGCGGCCTGGCCGGGGCCGAGGGCGGCAAGGGTGACCGCATCGTGCCGCCGACCGGCTTCACGGCCCAGCTGACGCTGTTCTCGGCCGGGGCGATGGCGTTCCTGGCGGTCTTCGCGCTGGCTTTGGCGCTGGCGACGGGGCGGCTGGCGGATCGCTGGTCGCAGGAACTGGCGGGCAGCGTGACCATCCGCGTCAGCGCCCCCGTGGCCCAGCAGGAGGCCGAGGTGCAATCCGCCCTGTCGATTTTGCAGACGACGCCGGGCGCGGGCCAGCCCCGCCTGCTGCCGCAGGACGAGCTGGCGCAGCTGCTGGAGCCGTGGTTCGGCCCCGACATGCCGGTCGATGCGCTGCCGGTGCCCGCGCTGATCGACCTGCCCGTGACGGGCGACGATTTCGACGCCGAGGGCCTGCGCCTGCGGCTGGAGGCCGAGGCGCCCGGCGCGGTGCTGGACGACCATACCGAATGGCGTCGGCCGCTGGTCTCGGCGGCGCACCGGCTGCGGGTGCTGGGGATCGTGTCGCTGGTGCTGATCGGGGCGGCCTCGGCCGCGATGATCACGCTGGCGGCCAAGGCGGCGCTGGCGGCAAACGTGCAGGTGATCCGTGTGCTGCGCCTGATCGGGGCGCGCGACCTGACCATCGCCACGGCCTTCGTGCGCCGCTTCACCCGCCGCGCCGCGGTGGGATCGGTGATCGGCACCCTGGCCGGGATGGGGGGCATCGCGCTGCTGCCCGATGCCAGTGCGGCGGGCGGGTTCCTGACGGGCCTGGGCTTTCACGGCTGGGACTGGCTGATGCCTCTGACCATCCCGCTGGTCGCCGCCGGCGTGGGCTTCCTGGCGACGCGGTGGGCGGCCCTGAAGATGCTGGAGGCGGTGCGATGA
- a CDS encoding lysophospholipid acyltransferase family protein, which produces MSARPAATGSTARPGPMTPLQHLRNLLFYVHIALATLVIGLLGLPALRQGREGANRIATRWIAHLVWAARVYMGLTCEIRGTPPADDCIVAAKHQCFWDILIIAHAVPRRAFIMKREVMRVPIMGWYAWKTGCIPIDRSKGRNAMAAISTTINARMAAEGLGQLIIYPEGTRTLPGQRRPYKQGVATIRSGTGLPVVPVAVNTGLFWPRAGWGIRSGRAVVEFLPVIGPDVPAEGLLPRLEAEIETHSDRLMAEAGLVLPVPDDADGAARDQGHLSS; this is translated from the coding sequence ATGAGCGCCAGACCCGCGGCCACGGGTTCCACAGCCCGGCCCGGTCCGATGACGCCGCTGCAGCATCTGCGCAATCTTCTGTTCTATGTCCATATCGCTCTGGCGACGCTGGTGATCGGGCTTCTGGGCCTGCCCGCCCTGCGGCAGGGGCGCGAGGGCGCCAACCGCATCGCCACGCGCTGGATCGCGCATCTGGTCTGGGCGGCGCGCGTCTACATGGGCCTGACCTGCGAGATCCGCGGCACGCCCCCCGCGGACGACTGCATCGTCGCCGCCAAGCACCAGTGCTTCTGGGACATCCTGATCATCGCCCATGCCGTGCCCCGCCGCGCCTTCATCATGAAGCGCGAGGTCATGCGCGTGCCGATCATGGGCTGGTATGCGTGGAAGACCGGCTGCATTCCCATCGACCGCAGCAAGGGCCGCAACGCGATGGCCGCCATCTCGACCACCATCAACGCGCGCATGGCCGCCGAGGGGCTGGGGCAGCTGATCATCTATCCCGAGGGGACGCGGACCCTGCCGGGACAGCGCCGCCCCTACAAGCAGGGGGTGGCGACGATCCGGTCGGGCACCGGCCTGCCGGTGGTGCCGGTCGCGGTGAACACCGGCCTGTTCTGGCCGCGGGCTGGATGGGGCATCCGGTCGGGCCGGGCGGTGGTCGAGTTCCTGCCGGTCATCGGTCCCGACGTCCCCGCCGAGGGTCTGCTGCCCCGGCTGGAGGCCGAGATCGAGACCCATTCCGACCGGCTGATGGCCGAGGCGGGCCTCGTCCTGCCAGTCCCGGACGACGCGGATGGCGCCGCCCGGGACCAGGGTCACCTCAGCTCGTAA
- a CDS encoding acetyl-CoA carboxylase carboxyltransferase subunit alpha produces the protein MVYLDFEKPLADIEGKAEELRTMARKGEGAVDVEKEAAALDRKSADLLRDLYKALDPWRKTQVARHPNRPHCSDYIQALFTDYTPLAGDRAFGDDHAVMGGIARFNDAPCMVIGHEKGNDTKSRIHHNFGMARPEGYRKAIRLMDMAHRFGLPVITLVDTPGAYPGKGAEERGQSEAIARCTMKCLEIGVPLVSVIIGEGGSGGAVAFATANRIAMLEHSIYSVISPEGCASILWKDAEKMRDAAEALRLTAQDLKKLAVIDAIIPEPLGGAQRAPADAIAAVGVEIAAMLADLKGLKPADLVKDRRAKFLAMGSRGLAA, from the coding sequence ATGGTCTATCTGGATTTCGAAAAGCCGCTCGCCGACATCGAGGGCAAGGCCGAGGAACTGCGCACCATGGCCCGCAAGGGCGAGGGGGCCGTCGATGTCGAGAAGGAGGCCGCGGCGCTGGACCGCAAGTCCGCCGACCTTCTGCGCGATCTCTACAAGGCGCTGGATCCGTGGCGCAAGACGCAGGTCGCGCGCCATCCCAACCGGCCCCATTGCAGCGACTACATCCAGGCCCTCTTCACCGACTACACGCCGCTGGCGGGCGACCGCGCCTTCGGCGACGACCATGCGGTGATGGGCGGAATCGCGCGCTTCAACGACGCGCCCTGCATGGTCATCGGCCACGAGAAGGGCAACGACACCAAGTCCCGCATCCACCACAATTTCGGCATGGCCCGACCCGAGGGCTATCGCAAGGCCATCCGCCTGATGGACATGGCCCATCGCTTCGGCCTGCCGGTGATCACGCTGGTCGACACGCCCGGCGCCTATCCCGGCAAGGGCGCCGAGGAACGCGGCCAGTCCGAGGCGATCGCCCGCTGCACGATGAAGTGCCTCGAGATCGGCGTGCCGCTGGTCAGCGTCATCATCGGCGAGGGGGGATCGGGCGGCGCCGTGGCCTTCGCCACCGCCAACCGCATCGCCATGCTGGAGCATTCGATCTATTCGGTCATCTCGCCCGAGGGCTGCGCCTCGATCCTGTGGAAGGATGCCGAGAAGATGCGCGACGCCGCCGAGGCGCTGCGCCTGACCGCGCAGGACCTGAAGAAGCTGGCCGTGATCGACGCGATCATCCCCGAGCCCCTGGGCGGCGCGCAGCGGGCCCCTGCCGACGCGATCGCCGCCGTGGGGGTCGAGATCGCCGCCATGCTGGCCGATCTCAAGGGCCTCAAGCCCGCCGACCTGGTCAAGGACCGCCGCGCCAAGTTCCTGGCGATGGGCTCCCGGGGCCTCGCCGCCTGA